Proteins encoded in a region of the Pseudomonas viciae genome:
- a CDS encoding carbohydrate ABC transporter permease, with protein MSSVAVFSKASPFDALQRWLPKLVLAPSMFIVLVGFYGYILWTFVLSFTTSTFLPNYKWAGLAQYARLMDNDRWWVASKNLALFGGMFIGITLVIGVLLAVFLDQRIRREGFIRTIYLYPMALSMIVTGTAWKWLLNPGMGLDKLLRDWGWEGFRLDWLIDPDRVVYCLVIAAVWQASGFIMAMFLAGLRGVDQSIIRAAQIDGASMPRIYWKVVLPSLRPVFFSAVMILAHIAIKSFDLVAAMTAGGPGYSSDLPAMFMYSFTFSRGQMGMGSASAILMLGAILAIIVPYLYSELRTKRHD; from the coding sequence ATGAGTTCTGTTGCTGTGTTCAGCAAGGCCTCGCCGTTCGATGCATTGCAACGCTGGCTACCAAAACTGGTGCTGGCGCCGAGCATGTTCATCGTTCTGGTGGGCTTCTATGGCTATATCTTGTGGACGTTCGTTCTGTCGTTCACCACCTCGACCTTCTTGCCGAACTACAAATGGGCCGGGCTGGCGCAATACGCGCGGTTGATGGACAACGACCGCTGGTGGGTGGCGAGCAAGAACCTGGCGCTCTTTGGCGGCATGTTCATCGGCATCACCCTGGTGATCGGGGTGCTGCTGGCAGTGTTTCTTGACCAGCGCATTCGTCGTGAAGGTTTCATCCGTACCATTTACCTGTACCCGATGGCGCTGTCGATGATCGTCACCGGTACGGCCTGGAAATGGTTGCTCAACCCAGGCATGGGCCTGGACAAATTGTTGCGTGACTGGGGCTGGGAAGGTTTCCGCCTGGACTGGCTGATCGACCCGGACCGTGTGGTGTATTGCCTGGTGATCGCGGCGGTATGGCAGGCCTCGGGCTTCATCATGGCGATGTTCCTGGCCGGCCTGCGCGGGGTTGATCAATCGATCATCCGCGCCGCGCAGATCGATGGTGCGAGCATGCCGCGCATCTACTGGAAAGTGGTGCTGCCAAGCCTGCGTCCAGTGTTCTTCAGCGCAGTGATGATCCTGGCGCACATCGCGATCAAGAGTTTCGACCTGGTGGCGGCGATGACGGCTGGCGGGCCGGGTTATTCCTCCGACCTGCCTGCGATGTTCATGTATTCCTTCACCTTCAGTCGTGGCCAGATGGGCATGGGCTCGGCCAGTGCGATTCTGATGCTCGGTGCGATTCTCGCAATCATCGTGCCTTACCTGTACTCCGAGCTGAGGACCAAGCGTCATGACTAG
- a CDS encoding carbohydrate ABC transporter permease, with protein MTSLAAKPSISLSRIAIYAVLILAVLLYLVPLVVMLLTSFKTPEDINTGNLLSWPTVVTGIGWVKAWATVDGYFWNSIKITVPAVLISTAIGALNGYVLSMWRFRGSQLFFGLLLFGCFLPFQTVLLPASFTLGKMGLASTTTGLVFVHVVYGLAFTTLFFRNYYVSIPDALVKAARLDGAGFFTIFRRIILPMSTPIIMVCLIWQFTQIWNDFLFGVVFSSGDSQPITVALNNLVNTSTGAKEYNVDMAAAMIAGLPTLLVYVVAGKYFVRGLTAGAVKG; from the coding sequence ATGACTAGTCTTGCTGCCAAACCTTCCATCAGCTTGAGTCGCATCGCGATCTACGCGGTGTTGATCCTCGCTGTATTGCTGTACCTGGTGCCGCTGGTGGTCATGCTGTTGACCAGCTTCAAGACCCCGGAAGACATCAACACCGGTAACCTGCTGAGCTGGCCGACCGTGGTCACCGGCATCGGTTGGGTCAAGGCCTGGGCCACGGTCGACGGCTACTTCTGGAACTCGATCAAGATCACCGTCCCGGCGGTGCTGATCTCTACCGCTATCGGTGCGTTGAACGGCTACGTGTTGTCGATGTGGCGCTTTCGCGGTTCGCAGTTGTTCTTCGGCCTGTTGCTGTTCGGTTGCTTCCTGCCGTTCCAGACCGTCCTGCTGCCGGCCTCGTTTACCCTCGGCAAGATGGGCCTGGCCAGTACCACCACCGGCCTGGTGTTTGTGCACGTGGTCTACGGCCTGGCGTTCACCACGCTGTTCTTCCGTAACTACTACGTCAGCATTCCCGATGCGCTGGTGAAGGCTGCGCGGCTGGACGGTGCGGGTTTCTTCACCATCTTCCGGCGGATCATCCTGCCGATGTCCACCCCGATCATCATGGTTTGCCTGATCTGGCAGTTCACGCAGATCTGGAACGACTTCCTGTTCGGCGTGGTGTTCTCCAGCGGCGATTCACAGCCCATCACGGTGGCGCTGAACAACTTGGTCAACACCAGTACCGGGGCCAAGGAATACAACGTTGATATGGCGGCGGCGATGATCGCCGGGCTGCCGACCCTGCTGGTCTATGTGGTAGCAGGCAAGTATTTCGTGCGCGGTCTCACGGCCGGCGCAGTCAAGGGGTAA
- a CDS encoding ABC transporter ATP-binding protein, with protein sequence MATLELRNVNKTYGAGLPDTLKNIELSIKDGEFLILVGPSGCGKSTLMNCIAGLETITGGAIMIGDQDVSGMSPKDRDIAMVFQSYALYPTMSVRENIEFGLKIRKMSQSAIDEEVNRVAKLLQIEHLLNRKPGQLSGGQQQRVAMGRALARRPKIYLFDEPLSNLDAKLRVEMRTEMKLMHQRLKTTTVYVTHDQIEAMTLGDKVAVMKDGIIQQFGTPKDIYTNPANLFVASFIGSPPMNFIPLRLQRKDGRLLALLDSGQARCELPMGMQDAGLEDREVILGLRPEQIVLGGNEPNGLPTIRAEVQVTEPTGPDTLVFVNLNDTKVCCRLAPDVAPQPGETLTLQFDPSKVLLFDAKSGERLGVAGQPQADARSANVAQFKGR encoded by the coding sequence ATGGCAACGCTCGAACTTCGCAATGTAAACAAGACCTATGGTGCCGGCCTGCCGGACACCCTGAAGAACATCGAGTTGTCGATCAAGGACGGTGAGTTCCTGATCCTCGTCGGCCCTTCGGGCTGCGGCAAGTCGACGCTGATGAACTGCATCGCCGGCCTTGAGACCATCACCGGCGGCGCGATCATGATCGGTGACCAGGATGTCAGCGGCATGAGCCCGAAGGATCGCGACATCGCCATGGTGTTCCAGTCCTACGCGCTGTACCCGACCATGAGCGTGCGGGAGAACATCGAGTTCGGTCTGAAAATTCGCAAGATGAGCCAGTCCGCCATCGACGAAGAAGTCAACCGCGTGGCCAAGCTGTTGCAGATCGAGCACCTGCTCAATCGCAAGCCGGGCCAACTCTCCGGTGGTCAGCAACAGCGCGTGGCCATGGGCCGGGCACTGGCGCGGCGGCCGAAGATCTATCTGTTCGACGAACCGCTGTCCAACCTCGACGCCAAGCTGCGGGTCGAGATGCGCACCGAAATGAAACTGATGCACCAGCGCCTCAAGACCACCACGGTCTACGTGACCCACGACCAGATCGAAGCCATGACCCTGGGCGACAAAGTGGCGGTGATGAAGGACGGGATCATCCAGCAGTTCGGTACGCCGAAGGACATCTACACCAACCCGGCCAACCTGTTCGTGGCGAGCTTCATCGGTTCGCCACCGATGAACTTTATTCCGCTGCGCCTGCAACGCAAGGACGGTCGCCTGCTGGCCTTGCTCGACAGCGGCCAGGCCCGTTGTGAGCTGCCAATGGGCATGCAGGACGCGGGCCTGGAAGACCGCGAAGTGATCCTCGGCCTGCGTCCGGAACAGATCGTGCTGGGGGGGAACGAACCCAACGGCTTGCCAACCATTCGCGCTGAAGTGCAGGTCACCGAGCCCACCGGCCCGGACACTCTGGTGTTCGTCAACCTCAACGACACCAAGGTCTGCTGCCGCCTGGCGCCGGACGTGGCACCGCAGCCGGGTGAAACCCTGACGCTGCAATTCGATCCGTCGAAAGTGCTGCTGTTCGACGCCAAGTCCGGTGAGCGCCTGGGTGTGGCAGGCCAGCCGCAAGCCGACGCCCGGAGCGCCAACGTGGCGCAGTTCAAGGGCCGGTGA
- a CDS encoding carbohydrate porin: MKKKNNAQLICQLSAVAAMMLAGSAHAADAFSADSKWMTGDWGGERTKLIEQGIDIKADFVGEMGANLHGGYNDDKTARWSQQFGLGVALDLEKLAGWGDTEAKIQFTRRDGRNISNDRIGDPRAGTLSSSQEVWGRGQTTRLTQLWIKQKYFDSKLDVKAGYFGEGEDFNTFPCEFQNLAFCGSQAGNWATGIWYNWPIMQAAIRVKYNLTPELYAQIGAYNQNPSQLENKNRYKLSGSGTKGTLIPVELVWSPKLNNLPGEYRVGYYKSTAKADDVREDDDGNDAATTRNAYRSHSSKDGYWFVAQQQLTTHNGDASRGLNIAANATFHDKETNIVDNYQSLMFVYKGPFDARPKDDVGIGFSRIHVNEDVKKNAELVNVANGVSDYDDPLFTPLRSTEYNYEINYGFHVTNWLTVRPNLQYITHPGGVDEVDNALVAGLKIQSVF; this comes from the coding sequence ATGAAGAAGAAAAACAACGCCCAGCTTATCTGCCAGTTGTCAGCCGTTGCGGCGATGATGCTGGCTGGTAGCGCACACGCGGCCGACGCATTCAGCGCCGACTCGAAGTGGATGACGGGTGACTGGGGCGGCGAACGGACCAAACTGATCGAGCAAGGTATCGATATCAAGGCTGACTTCGTCGGTGAGATGGGTGCCAACCTCCACGGCGGCTACAACGATGACAAGACAGCGCGTTGGTCCCAGCAGTTTGGCTTGGGCGTAGCCCTCGATCTGGAGAAGCTGGCGGGTTGGGGAGATACAGAGGCCAAGATCCAGTTCACCCGGCGTGATGGTCGCAACATTTCCAACGACCGTATCGGTGATCCACGTGCCGGTACCCTCAGTTCTTCCCAGGAAGTGTGGGGTCGTGGGCAAACCACCCGTCTGACCCAGTTGTGGATCAAGCAGAAGTATTTCGACAGTAAGTTGGATGTCAAAGCCGGTTATTTCGGTGAAGGCGAAGACTTCAACACCTTCCCGTGCGAGTTCCAGAACCTGGCGTTCTGCGGTTCGCAGGCGGGTAACTGGGCGACCGGCATCTGGTACAACTGGCCGATCATGCAGGCGGCGATTCGCGTTAAATACAACCTCACCCCTGAGCTCTATGCGCAAATCGGCGCGTACAACCAGAACCCTTCGCAGCTGGAAAACAAAAACCGCTACAAGCTCAGCGGCAGTGGCACCAAGGGCACCCTCATTCCGGTCGAGTTGGTCTGGTCGCCCAAGCTCAATAATCTGCCGGGCGAATACCGTGTGGGTTACTACAAAAGTACGGCCAAGGCCGATGACGTCCGTGAGGACGACGATGGCAACGACGCCGCGACCACCCGCAACGCCTATCGCAGCCACAGCAGCAAGGACGGCTACTGGTTTGTCGCGCAACAACAGCTCACCACCCACAACGGTGATGCTTCGCGCGGTCTGAATATCGCGGCCAACGCCACCTTCCACGACAAGGAAACCAACATCGTCGACAACTACCAGTCGCTGATGTTCGTGTACAAGGGGCCGTTCGATGCGCGTCCTAAAGATGATGTCGGGATCGGTTTCTCCCGCATCCATGTCAACGAAGATGTGAAGAAAAACGCCGAGCTGGTCAACGTCGCCAATGGTGTCTCCGACTACGATGATCCGCTGTTCACGCCGTTGCGCAGCACCGAATACAACTACGAGATCAACTACGGTTTCCACGTGACCAACTGGCTGACCGTACGTCCCAATCTGCAATACATCACTCACCCAGGTGGTGTGGATGAAGTCGACAACGCGCTGGTGGCCGGCCTGAAAATTCAGTCGGTGTTCTAA
- a CDS encoding D-hexose-6-phosphate mutarotase produces the protein MHEHPLQRFFRSLRERPVFAWERYRQRDVLVIDHPLCQAVFSRQGAQLLHFQPRGQKPWLWCAAKWPQVGAIRGGVPVCWPWYGRHPSENAWPSHGWARLIDWKLLDSRSDDDGVHLHWQLQLCDWQVDLHADLGERMELRLSTEHQDSLPCQLSQALHAYWRIGDVGEVALSGLEGAQGYDQLSRAVCQQEGELRVEGGCQRVFQHEGELQLKDHAWQRELCIDTGDSADTVVWHPGARPLLGVSWDEVSEFVCVEAASGGTDSLCLAPGERAHLSLQAWVGA, from the coding sequence ATGCATGAGCATCCGCTACAACGTTTTTTCAGATCCTTGCGCGAGCGCCCGGTGTTTGCGTGGGAGCGCTATCGGCAGCGTGATGTGCTGGTGATCGATCATCCACTGTGCCAGGCGGTGTTCAGTCGCCAGGGGGCTCAGTTGTTGCACTTTCAGCCGCGCGGCCAGAAACCCTGGTTGTGGTGCGCGGCCAAGTGGCCACAAGTCGGCGCGATACGCGGCGGGGTGCCGGTGTGCTGGCCGTGGTATGGCCGTCATCCGAGCGAAAATGCCTGGCCGTCCCATGGTTGGGCGCGGCTGATCGATTGGAAATTGCTCGACAGCCGCAGTGATGACGACGGTGTGCATTTGCACTGGCAACTGCAGCTGTGCGACTGGCAAGTGGACTTGCATGCAGATCTGGGTGAACGCATGGAACTGCGTTTGAGCACCGAGCACCAGGACAGTCTGCCATGCCAGTTGAGCCAGGCTTTACACGCTTATTGGCGTATCGGTGATGTTGGCGAGGTAGCGCTGTCTGGGCTCGAAGGCGCGCAGGGTTACGACCAGTTGAGCCGCGCTGTTTGCCAGCAGGAAGGCGAGTTGCGGGTCGAGGGCGGTTGCCAGCGGGTGTTCCAGCACGAGGGTGAATTGCAGCTCAAGGACCACGCCTGGCAGCGCGAGTTGTGCATCGACACCGGCGACAGTGCTGACACCGTGGTGTGGCATCCCGGCGCCCGGCCATTGCTGGGGGTGAGTTGGGATGAGGTGTCGGAGTTCGTCTGCGTCGAAGCGGCCAGCGGTGGCACTGACAGCCTGTGCCTGGCGCCGGGGGAGCGGGCGCATCTGAGTTTGCAGGCGTGGGTGGGGGCTTAG
- a CDS encoding MurR/RpiR family transcriptional regulator produces MRNLLEQIQSRLEDLNKAERKVAEVILLNPQQATRFSIAALAQAASVSEPTVNRFCRSFGVSGYPELKLQLAQSLASGAAYVSRAVEADDNPEAYTRKIFGSAIASLDSACQALDPNLISRAVDLLIQARQIHFFGLGASAPVALDAQHKFFRFNLAVTAHADVLMQRMIASVAHTGELFVIISYTGRTRELVEVARIARENGASVLGLTAEGSPLAKASTLSLNIPLPEDTDIYMPMTSRIIQLTVLDVLATGMTLRRGVDFQPHLRKIKESLNASRYPVGDEFN; encoded by the coding sequence GTGCGAAATTTACTGGAGCAGATCCAGAGTCGCCTTGAAGACCTGAACAAGGCCGAACGCAAGGTGGCCGAGGTGATCCTGCTCAACCCACAGCAGGCCACCCGCTTCAGCATCGCCGCCCTCGCCCAGGCTGCGTCGGTCAGCGAGCCTACCGTCAACCGCTTCTGCCGTTCGTTCGGCGTCAGCGGCTACCCGGAACTCAAGCTGCAACTGGCCCAGAGCCTGGCCAGCGGCGCCGCTTATGTCAGCCGTGCGGTAGAGGCCGATGACAATCCAGAAGCTTACACCCGGAAAATCTTTGGCAGCGCCATTGCGTCATTGGACAGTGCCTGCCAGGCCCTTGATCCCAATTTGATCAGTCGAGCCGTCGATTTGCTGATCCAGGCCCGACAGATCCACTTCTTTGGCCTTGGCGCCTCGGCCCCGGTGGCGCTGGATGCCCAGCACAAGTTTTTCCGCTTCAACCTGGCGGTGACCGCCCACGCCGACGTGCTGATGCAACGCATGATCGCGTCGGTGGCCCATACCGGCGAGCTGTTCGTGATCATTTCCTATACCGGGCGTACCCGCGAGCTGGTGGAAGTGGCGCGCATCGCCCGGGAAAACGGCGCTTCGGTGCTGGGCTTGACCGCCGAAGGCTCGCCGCTCGCCAAGGCCAGCACCCTGAGCCTGAACATTCCGCTGCCCGAAGACACCGACATCTATATGCCGATGACCTCGCGAATCATCCAGCTCACGGTGCTGGATGTGCTCGCCACCGGCATGACCCTGCGCCGGGGCGTGGACTTCCAACCGCATCTGCGCAAGATCAAGGAAAGCTTGAATGCCAGTCGGTATCCGGTAGGGGATGAGTTCAACTGA
- the zwf gene encoding glucose-6-phosphate dehydrogenase, whose product MHSITVEPCTFALFGALGDLALRKLFPALYQLDGAGLLHEDTRIIALAREPGSEQQHLAFITTELRRYVGDKELDEAVVERFLARLTYLHVDFLKADDYVALAELAGSAQQVIAYFATPAAVYGAICENLAKVGLSENTRVVLEKPIGSDLESSRKVNDAVAQFFPENRTYRIDHYLGKETVQNLIALRFANSLFETQWNQNYISHVEITVAEKVGIEGRWGYFDKAGQLRDMIQNHLLQLLCLIAMDPPADLSADSIRDEKVKVLKALAPISPEGLTTQVVRGQYIAGHSEGKAVPGYLEEPNSNTQSDTETFVALRADIRNWRWAGVPFYLRTGKRMPQKLSQIVIHFKEPSHYIFAPEQRLQISNKLIIRLQPDEGISLRVMTKEQGLDKGMQLRSGPLQLNFSDTWRSARIPDAYERLLLEVMNGNQNLFVRKDEIEAAWTWCDQLIAGWKKSGDAPKPYAAGSWGPMSSIALITRDGRSWYGDI is encoded by the coding sequence ATGCATTCCATTACGGTTGAACCGTGCACCTTTGCCTTGTTTGGCGCGTTGGGCGATCTGGCCCTACGCAAGCTGTTTCCTGCCCTTTATCAGCTCGATGGTGCCGGCCTGCTGCACGAGGACACGCGGATCATCGCGCTGGCCCGGGAGCCCGGCAGCGAGCAGCAGCACCTGGCGTTCATCACCACTGAGCTGCGCCGTTACGTCGGCGACAAAGAGCTGGACGAAGCCGTGGTCGAGCGCTTCCTGGCGCGACTGACTTACCTGCATGTGGATTTCCTCAAGGCCGACGATTACGTCGCCCTGGCCGAACTGGCCGGTTCGGCCCAGCAGGTCATTGCCTATTTCGCCACCCCTGCAGCGGTCTACGGCGCGATCTGCGAGAACCTGGCGAAGGTTGGCCTGAGCGAAAACACCCGTGTCGTGCTGGAGAAACCCATCGGCTCGGACCTGGAATCGTCGCGCAAGGTCAACGATGCTGTGGCGCAGTTCTTCCCGGAAAACCGCACTTATCGCATCGACCACTACCTGGGCAAAGAGACGGTACAGAACCTGATCGCACTGCGGTTCGCCAACAGCCTCTTCGAAACCCAGTGGAACCAGAATTACATCTCCCACGTGGAAATCACCGTGGCCGAGAAGGTTGGCATCGAAGGCCGTTGGGGCTATTTCGACAAGGCCGGCCAACTGCGGGACATGATCCAGAACCACTTGCTGCAGTTGCTGTGCCTGATCGCCATGGATCCGCCGGCCGACCTGTCCGCCGACAGCATCCGTGATGAGAAGGTCAAGGTGCTCAAGGCCCTCGCACCGATCAGCCCGGAAGGCCTGACCACCCAGGTGGTGCGCGGCCAGTACATCGCCGGCCACAGCGAAGGCAAGGCGGTGCCGGGCTATCTCGAAGAGCCCAACTCCAACACCCAGAGCGACACTGAAACTTTCGTCGCCCTGCGCGCCGACATCCGCAACTGGCGTTGGGCCGGGGTGCCGTTTTACCTGCGCACCGGCAAGCGTATGCCGCAGAAGCTGTCGCAGATCGTCATTCACTTCAAGGAGCCGTCCCACTACATCTTCGCTCCCGAGCAGCGCCTGCAGATCAGCAACAAACTGATCATCCGCCTGCAACCGGACGAAGGGATTTCCTTGCGGGTGATGACCAAGGAGCAAGGCCTGGACAAGGGCATGCAATTGCGCAGCGGTCCGTTGCAACTCAACTTTTCCGACACCTGGCGCAGCGCACGGATTCCCGATGCCTACGAGCGGTTGTTGTTGGAAGTCATGAACGGCAATCAGAACCTGTTTGTCCGTAAAGATGAAATTGAAGCCGCGTGGACGTGGTGTGACCAGTTGATCGCCGGGTGGAAGAAATCCGGCGATGCGCCCAAGCCGTACGCGGCCGGGTCCTGGGGGCCGATGAGCTCCATTGCACTGATCACGCGGGATGGGAGGTCATGGTATGGCGATATCTGA
- the pgl gene encoding 6-phosphogluconolactonase, translating to MAISEVKLPEGVSALAFKSPVLLAEGLALKVAEQLRNAIDARGAAVLVVSGGRSPVAFFQSLAKQALDWSKVVVSLADERWVPVEHADSNAGLLKRYLLQGAAAKAQFLSLYNASANLEAAAEQADRLLGELPPIDVLILGMGDDGHTASLFPDSPNLAQALDAKGARRCWPMLAPTVPHQRLTMSRALLASAQHKVLSISGQSKLTTLNAAVAGDDVAEMPIRAFLQPTLEIYWCP from the coding sequence ATGGCGATATCTGAAGTGAAACTGCCCGAAGGCGTCAGCGCCCTGGCGTTCAAGAGCCCGGTGCTGCTGGCTGAAGGCCTGGCGTTGAAAGTGGCCGAGCAGCTGCGCAATGCGATCGATGCGCGCGGCGCGGCGGTCCTGGTGGTGTCCGGCGGTCGCAGCCCGGTGGCATTCTTCCAGAGTTTGGCCAAACAGGCGCTGGACTGGTCGAAGGTGGTGGTGAGCCTGGCCGACGAGCGTTGGGTGCCGGTCGAGCATGCCGACAGCAATGCCGGCCTGCTCAAGCGTTACCTGCTGCAAGGTGCGGCGGCCAAGGCCCAGTTCCTCAGCCTTTACAATGCCAGCGCCAACCTGGAAGCGGCGGCCGAGCAGGCTGATCGTCTGCTGGGCGAGCTGCCGCCGATCGACGTGCTGATCCTGGGCATGGGCGATGACGGGCACACCGCCTCGCTGTTCCCCGACAGCCCGAACCTGGCCCAAGCCCTGGATGCCAAGGGCGCTCGTCGTTGCTGGCCAATGCTGGCGCCGACCGTACCGCACCAGCGCTTGACCATGAGCCGCGCCTTGCTGGCCTCGGCGCAACACAAAGTGCTGTCGATTTCCGGTCAGTCGAAATTGACCACCCTGAACGCCGCAGTGGCCGGTGACGACGTCGCCGAGATGCCGATCCGCGCGTTCCTGCAACCTACGTTAGAGATTTACTGGTGCCCATGA
- a CDS encoding bifunctional 4-hydroxy-2-oxoglutarate aldolase/2-dehydro-3-deoxy-phosphogluconate aldolase, translating into MTNPSPTVSMADKVTLIDSLCAKARILPVITIAREQDILPLADALAAGGLTALEVTLRSQYGLKAIQVLREQRPELVTGAGTVLDRHMLAAAEAAGSQFIVTPGITRDLLEASVHSSIPLLPGISNASGIMEGYGLGYRRFKLFPAEVSGGVAAIKALGGPFGEVKFCPTGGVSPANIKSYMALKNVMCVGGSWMLDPEWVKNGDWARIQECTAEALALLD; encoded by the coding sequence ATGACAAACCCATCCCCGACCGTTTCCATGGCGGACAAAGTTACCCTGATCGACAGCCTCTGTGCCAAGGCGCGGATCCTGCCGGTGATCACCATTGCCCGCGAACAGGACATCCTGCCGCTGGCCGATGCCCTGGCCGCCGGTGGCCTGACGGCGCTGGAAGTAACCTTGCGTTCCCAGTACGGCCTCAAGGCCATCCAGGTGCTGCGCGAGCAGCGTCCGGAACTGGTGACTGGCGCGGGCACCGTGCTCGACCGCCACATGCTGGCCGCCGCCGAGGCCGCCGGTTCGCAGTTCATCGTCACCCCGGGCATCACCCGTGATCTGCTCGAGGCCAGCGTCCATAGCTCGATCCCATTGTTGCCAGGTATCAGCAACGCCTCGGGCATCATGGAAGGCTACGGTCTGGGTTATCGCCGCTTCAAATTGTTCCCGGCGGAAGTCAGCGGCGGCGTCGCGGCCATCAAGGCCTTGGGTGGTCCGTTCGGCGAAGTGAAATTCTGCCCGACCGGCGGCGTGAGCCCGGCCAACATCAAGAGCTACATGGCGTTGAAAAACGTGATGTGCGTGGGCGGCAGCTGGATGCTTGATCCGGAGTGGGTCAAGAACGGTGATTGGGCCCGCATCCAGGAATGCACCGCCGAGGCGCTGGCGCTGCTGGACTGA
- a CDS encoding aminotransferase class V-fold PLP-dependent enzyme — MPENTLRAHDEAFWQTYIGRYEIDSEGPLNLENGYFGRMSRTVVEEYQRNIAFINRSNSVYVRQHFDLEHGDAIRRQVAQLIQVPPEAVAMATSAVDALQSLIRNYNKLKPGDQVLICDLEYASVKSAIRWLARQRGAEVIELVHSHPASLESLVGTYRNAFIRHPRVKLMALTYVNHLTGLVMPVQAIAETAGEFDVDIILDGAHALGQIDFDLKKLGIHFAGFNLQKWIGGPLALGFLYIDPQRLADIDPDMDEGHYPATDIRSRTPHSTPNIPALLTLPLVFEEHQALGGASAKGARLNYLRDMWVSAVRDVPGIEVMTPDDPSLYCGITSMRFTAHTDQQAMADRLLDDYDIFTVVRHTSVGPCIRITPGLITLASDIKRLIRALIELSHT; from the coding sequence ATGCCCGAAAATACCCTGCGCGCCCATGATGAAGCTTTCTGGCAGACCTACATCGGTCGCTATGAGATCGATAGCGAGGGTCCGCTCAATCTGGAAAACGGCTACTTCGGGCGCATGTCGCGAACCGTGGTCGAGGAATACCAGCGCAATATCGCTTTCATCAATCGCAGCAATTCGGTGTACGTACGCCAGCATTTCGACCTGGAGCACGGCGACGCAATTCGCCGCCAGGTGGCGCAGTTGATCCAGGTACCTCCCGAAGCCGTGGCGATGGCCACCAGCGCGGTGGACGCCCTGCAATCGTTGATTCGCAACTACAACAAGCTCAAACCGGGCGATCAGGTGCTGATCTGTGACCTGGAATACGCGTCGGTCAAAAGCGCGATACGCTGGCTGGCCCGACAGCGTGGTGCAGAGGTGATCGAACTGGTCCACTCGCACCCCGCCAGCCTTGAAAGCCTGGTGGGCACCTACCGCAACGCGTTCATTCGCCACCCTCGCGTGAAGCTGATGGCGCTGACCTACGTCAACCACCTCACCGGGCTGGTGATGCCGGTCCAGGCCATTGCCGAGACCGCTGGTGAGTTTGACGTCGATATCATTCTCGACGGCGCCCACGCCCTGGGCCAGATCGACTTCGACCTGAAGAAACTCGGCATCCACTTCGCTGGCTTCAACCTGCAGAAATGGATCGGCGGGCCTCTGGCCCTGGGGTTCCTGTACATAGATCCGCAGCGGCTGGCCGACATCGACCCGGACATGGACGAAGGGCATTATCCCGCCACCGATATCCGCTCGCGCACGCCCCACAGCACACCCAACATCCCGGCCTTGCTGACCCTGCCGCTGGTGTTCGAGGAACACCAGGCCCTGGGCGGCGCTTCGGCCAAGGGTGCGCGGCTCAATTATCTGCGGGATATGTGGGTCAGCGCCGTGCGTGATGTGCCGGGTATCGAAGTCATGACCCCGGACGATCCGAGCCTGTATTGCGGCATCACCTCGATGCGCTTCACCGCCCATACGGACCAGCAGGCGATGGCCGATCGATTGCTCGATGACTATGATATTTTCACTGTGGTGCGCCACACGAGTGTTGGGCCCTGCATTCGAATTACACCAGGGTTGATTACGTTGGCGAGTGATATTAAGCGGTTGATCCGAGCGCTGATTGAGCTGAGCCATACATAA
- a CDS encoding DUF3820 family protein, with protein sequence MNPEKLELLVTRQMPFGKYKGRILADLPGQYLNWFAREGFPHGELGGLLALMQEIDHNGLSDLLDPLRAKHGKPKPRH encoded by the coding sequence ATGAACCCGGAAAAGCTCGAACTGCTGGTCACGCGCCAGATGCCCTTTGGTAAATACAAAGGTCGAATCCTCGCCGACCTGCCCGGCCAGTACCTGAACTGGTTCGCCCGCGAAGGCTTTCCCCACGGAGAACTGGGTGGTTTGCTGGCGTTGATGCAGGAAATCGACCACAACGGTCTGTCGGATCTGCTCGACCCATTGCGCGCCAAACACGGCAAACCCAAGCCTCGCCACTAA